One Dehalococcoidia bacterium DNA window includes the following coding sequences:
- a CDS encoding TldD/PmbA family protein, whose product MRDVVMRALDTARMRGASYVDVRLVHFRSESVTVRNRNVEGLVLDEGLGFGVRVIVDGYWGFAASNDLSAPEADRVAAQAVKIAKASALVRGPRAEIGPPVRHIAKYATPVKKDPFAVPLDKKIDLLVRCSEAMMSVPGIVMAEASTYNQRESKTFASSEGAYIEQELVETGCGLEATAVDEGEVQNRSYPNSVGRHQGTEGWEFVERWDLPSNAGRIAEEAAALLRAKPCPPGVTTVILDGSQVALQVHESCGHAIELDRVLGTEAAFAGTSFLTTDKLGVFRYGSEVVNLTADATIPGGLGTFGFDDEGVPAQRVPVVRNGLFVGYLTSRETAATLGPAARTLADAGAPIDPALLEGRSNGAMRASGWNRIPLIRMTNVNLEPGEWTLEDLIADTDEGLYMETNRSWSIDDKRLNFQFGTELAREIKNGKLGDLVKNATYTGMTPRFWGSCDAVVNRDGWVVWGTPNCGKGQPEQVMHTGHGASAARFRDVRVGVMR is encoded by the coding sequence ATGCGTGACGTCGTGATGCGGGCCCTGGACACGGCGAGGATGCGCGGCGCGTCTTACGTGGACGTGCGCCTGGTGCACTTCCGGTCGGAGTCGGTCACGGTCCGCAACCGCAACGTCGAGGGCCTGGTGCTGGACGAGGGCCTGGGCTTCGGCGTGCGGGTCATCGTGGACGGCTACTGGGGTTTCGCCGCGAGCAACGACCTCTCGGCGCCGGAGGCCGACCGCGTTGCCGCGCAAGCCGTGAAGATCGCGAAGGCTTCGGCCCTGGTCCGCGGGCCGCGGGCGGAGATCGGTCCACCCGTGCGTCACATCGCGAAGTACGCGACGCCGGTCAAGAAGGACCCCTTCGCGGTGCCGCTGGACAAGAAGATCGACCTGCTCGTGCGCTGCAGCGAGGCGATGATGTCGGTCCCGGGCATCGTCATGGCGGAAGCCAGCACCTACAACCAGCGCGAAAGCAAGACCTTCGCCTCCAGCGAGGGCGCCTACATCGAGCAGGAGCTCGTCGAGACCGGTTGCGGCCTGGAAGCGACCGCCGTCGACGAAGGGGAGGTGCAGAACCGCAGCTACCCCAACAGCGTCGGCCGCCACCAGGGCACGGAAGGCTGGGAGTTCGTGGAGCGCTGGGACCTGCCGAGCAACGCCGGCCGCATCGCCGAGGAGGCGGCGGCGCTGCTGCGGGCCAAGCCCTGCCCGCCCGGCGTCACAACCGTAATCCTCGACGGCTCCCAGGTGGCCCTGCAGGTGCACGAGAGCTGCGGCCACGCCATCGAGCTGGACCGCGTGCTCGGCACTGAGGCGGCCTTCGCGGGAACCAGCTTCCTCACGACCGACAAGCTCGGCGTCTTCCGCTACGGCTCGGAAGTCGTAAACCTGACCGCGGACGCCACCATCCCGGGCGGCCTTGGCACCTTTGGTTTCGACGACGAAGGTGTCCCGGCGCAGCGCGTGCCTGTCGTCCGCAATGGCCTCTTCGTCGGCTACCTCACTTCACGCGAGACCGCTGCCACCCTTGGGCCGGCGGCCCGGACGCTGGCCGATGCCGGCGCGCCCATCGATCCAGCGCTCCTGGAAGGCCGCAGCAACGGCGCCATGCGGGCGAGCGGCTGGAACCGCATCCCCTTGATCCGCATGACCAACGTGAACCTGGAACCGGGGGAGTGGACGCTGGAGGACCTCATCGCGGACACGGACGAAGGCCTCTACATGGAGACTAACCGCTCCTGGAGCATCGACGACAAGCGGCTGAACTTCCAGTTCGGCACCGAGCTGGCCCGCGAGATCAAGAACGGCAAGCTCGGCGACCTGGTGAAGAACGCTACCTACACGGGCATGACGCCCCGGTTCTGGGGCTCCTGCGACGCGGTCGTCAACCGCGACGGCTGGGTGGTCTGGGGCACGCCGAACTGCGGCAAGGGGCAGCCGGAGCAGGTGATGCACACCGGGCACGGTGCCAGCGCTGCCCGCTTCCGCGACGTCCGCGTCGGCGTAATGCGCTAG